The following are encoded together in the Ovis aries strain OAR_USU_Benz2616 breed Rambouillet chromosome 15, ARS-UI_Ramb_v3.0, whole genome shotgun sequence genome:
- the LOC114118292 gene encoding GPI-linked NAD(P)(+)--arginine ADP-ribosyltransferase 1-like, translating to MQSPAMMSLLLVSMGLMEALQAQSHPVIRRDVLSREMPLDMALASFDDQYAGCAAAMAAALPELNHTEFQANKVYADGWVQASSEWRKRQARRPKWGVSPTRVPAPEGFREEHGVALLAYTAQDRLYKVFNEAVREAGKSRAHYLQHFSFKTLHFLLTEALQLLSSSQPPPQCHQVFRGVRGVRFRPAGPGATVRLGGFASTSLNKTVAQDFGEDTFFRIRTCLGTPIKDYSLNPKEDEVLIPPFETFRVINASRPAQGPSRIFLQAVGKHSTYNCEYIKDKQCKSERCRLDNSAVGQSPLSAVWSLLLLLWVLVGEVFPEHPGLL from the exons ATGCAGAGCCCTGCCATGATGTCTCTGCTGCTTGTGTCCATGGGCCTCATGGAAGCACTTCAG GCCCAGAGCCACCCCGTCATACGACGAGACGTCCTCTCTCGAGAAATGCCCCTAGACATGGCCCTGGCCTCCTTTGATGACCAGTATGCTGGCTGTGCCGCAGCCATGGCGGCTGCTCTCCCGGAACTCAACCACACAGAGTTCCAGGCCAACAAAGTGTACGCTGATGGCTGGGTGCAGGCAAGCAGCGAGTGGCGGAAGCGCCAGGCCCGGAGGCCCAAGTGGGGCGTCAGCCCTACCCGTGTGCCTGCCCCCGAGGGCTTCCGAGAAGAGCACGGGGTGGCCCTCCTGGCTTACACAGCCCAAGACCGCTTGTACAAAGTATTCAATGAAGCCGTGCGTGAGGCGGGTAAATCCCGGGCCCACTACCTCCAGCACTTCTCCTTCAAGACACTCCACTTCCTGCTGACCGAGGCCCTGCAGCTGCTGAGCAGCAGCCAGCCTCCACCCCAGTGCCACCAGGTGTTCCGAGGGGTGCGGGGCGTGCGCTTCCGGCCGGCGGGGCCTGGGGCCACCGTCAGGCTGGGGGGCTTTGCCTCAACATCCCTGAACAAAACTGTGGCCCAGGACTTTGGGGAAGACACCTTCTTTCGCATCAGGACCTGCCTTGGGACCCCAATCAAGGACTACTCCTTAAACCCTAAAGAGGACGAAGTGCTGATCCCTCCCTTTGAGACCTTCAGGGTGATCAACGCCAGCAGGccagcccagggcccctcccGCATCTTCCTCCAGGCAGTGGGCAAGCATAGCACATACAACTGCGAGTACATCAAAG ACAAGCAGTGCAAGTCTGAGCGCTGCCGTCTGGATAACTCAG CCGTGGGTCAGAGCCCTCTTTCTGCAGTCTGGTCCCTTCTACTGCTGCTCTGGGTCCTTGTTGGGGAAGTCTTTCCAGAGCATCCGGGCCTCCTCTAA
- the LOC114118428 gene encoding neuronal acetylcholine receptor subunit alpha-10, producing MAPKKTYRAPHVPFRARPVSFWALQALAPLGLQRHTGPSVSPPQGWSGTPSKGQPRHPTPRRPGEPPTPTLALRADAQAPASASTNVVLRHDGAVRWDAPAITRSSCRVDVSAFPFDAQRCGLTFGSWTHGGHQLDVRPRGAAASLADFVENVEWYVLGMPARRRVLTYGCCSEPYPDVTFTLLLRRRAAAYVCNLLLPCVLISLLAPLAFHLPADSGEKVSLGVTVLLALTVFQLILAESMPPAESVPLIGKYYMATMTMVTFSTALTILIMNLHYCGPSARPVPAWARALLLGRLARGLCVRERGEPCGQSRPPESPHSPQPPDRGTGPPAGPCHEPRCLCRQEALLRHVATIANAFHSHRAAQRRHEDWKRLARVMDRFFLGIFFSMALVMSLLVLVRAL from the exons ATGGCACCCAAGAAAACTTACCGTGCACCCCACGTCCCCTTTAGGGCTAGACCTGTCTCGTTCTGGGCCCTGCAGGCCCTGGCCCCATTAGGCCTCCAAAGACACACAGGGCCCTCTGTGAGTCCCCCACAGGGTTGGAGTGGCACCCCCTCCAAGGGTCAGCCCCGACATCCAACCCCGCGGCGCCCCGGGGagcccccaaccccaaccctTGCCCTCAGGGCGGACGCGCAGGCCCCAGCCTCGGCCAGCACCAACGTGGTCCTGCGGCACGACGGCGCTGTGCGCTGGGACGCGCCGGCCATCACGCGCAGCTCCTGCCGCGTGGACGTGTCTGCCTTCCCGTTCGACGCGCAGCGCTGTGGCCTGACCTTCGGCTCGTGGACACACGGCGGGCACCAGCTGGACGTTCGGCCGCGAGGCGCCGCCGCCAGCCTGGCCGACTTCGTGGAGAACGTGGAGTGGTACGTGCTGGGCATGCCAGCCCGGCGGCGCGTGCTCACCTATGGCTGCTGCTCCGAGCCCTACCCGGACGTGACCTTCACACTGCTGCTGCGCCGCCGCGCCGCCGCCTACGTGTGCAACCTGCTGCTGCCCTGCGTGCTCATCTCGCTGCTGGCGCCGCTGGCCTTCCACCTGCCCGCGGACTCGGGCGAGAAGGTGTCGCTGGGCGTCACCGTGCTGCTGGCGCTCACCGTCTTCCAGCTGATCCTGGCCGAGAGCATGCCACCGGCAGAGAGCGTGCCGCTCATCG GAAAGTACTACATGGCCACCATGACCATGGTCACCTTCTCCACGGCGCTCACCATCCTGATCATGAACCTGCATTACTGTGGCCCCAGTGCCCGCCCGGTGCCAGCCTGGGCTCGGGCCCTCCTGCTCGGACGCCTGGCACGGGGCCTGTGTGTGCGGGAACGAGGGGAGCCCTGTGGGCAGTCTAGACCACCTGAGTCCCCACACAGTCCCCAGCCTCCTGACAGAGGCACTGGCCCCCCAGCAGGTCCCTGCCATGAGCCCCGGTGTCTGTGCCGTCAGGAAGCCCTACTGCGTCACGTGGCCACCATCGCCAACGCCTTCCACAGCCACCGGGCTGCTCAGCGCCGCCATGAGGACTGGAAGCGCCTGGCCCGGGTCATGGACCGTTTCTTCCTGGGCATCTTCTTCTCCATGGCTCTGGTCATGAGCCTTCTGGTGCTGGTGCGGGCCCTGTGA
- the LOC114118523 gene encoding LOW QUALITY PROTEIN: GPI-linked NAD(P)(+)--arginine ADP-ribosyltransferase 1-like (The sequence of the model RefSeq protein was modified relative to this genomic sequence to represent the inferred CDS: inserted 1 base in 1 codon): protein MQSPAMMSLLLVSMGLMEALQAQSHPVIRRDLLSREMPLDMALASFGDQYAGCAAAMAAALPELNRTEFQANKVYADGWAQASSQWRERQAWGPEWGVSPTRVRAPLGFREELGVALLAYTANSPLHKEFNAAVREAGRSRAHYLQHFSFKTLHFLLTEALQLLSSGQRPPQCHQVFRGVQGLRFRPAGPGATVRLGGFASASLQNAAAQHFGEDTFFGIWTCLGAPIKGYSFFPGEEEVLIPPFETFQVINASRPAQGPSRIFLRAXGKRSTYNCEYIKDKQCKSQRCRLDNSAVGQSPLSAVWSLLLLLWFLVGEVFPEHPGLL from the exons ATGCAGAGCCCTGCCATGATGTCTCTGCTGCTTGTGTCCATGGGCCTCATGGAAGCACTTCAG GCCCAGAGCCACCCCGTCATACGACGAGACCTCCTCTCTCGAGAAATGCCCCTAGACATGGCCCTGGCCTCCTTTGGTGACCAGTATGCTGGCTGTGCCGCAGCCATGGCGGCTGCTCTCCCGGAACTCAACCGCACAGAGTTCCAGGCCAACAAAGTGTACGCTGATGGCTGGGCGCAGGCAAGCAGCCAGTGGCGGGAGCGCCAGGCCTGGGGGCCCGAGTGGGGCGTCAGCCCTACCCGTGTGCGAGCCCCCCTGGGCTTCCGAGAAGAGCTCGGGGTGGCCCTCCTGGCTTACACGGCCAACAGCCCCTTGCACAAAGAATTCAACGCGGCTGTGCGTGAGGCGGGTCGCTCCCGGGCCCACTACCTCCAGCACTTCTCCTTCAAGACACTCCACTTCCTGCTGACCGAAGCCCTGCAGCTGCTGAGCAGTGGCCAGCGTCCACCCCAGTGCCACCAGGTGTTCCGAGGGGTGCAGGGCCTGCGCTTCCGGCCGGCGGGGCCTGGGGCCACCGTCAGGCTGGGGGGCTTTGCCTCCGCATCCCTGCAGAATGCTGCGGCCCAGCACTTTGGGGAAGACACCTTCTTTGGCATCTGGACCTGCCTTGGGGCCCCAATCAAGGGCTACTCCTTCTTCCCTGGGGAGGAGGAAGTGCTGATCCCTCCCTTTGAGACCTTCCAGGTGATCAACGCCAGCAGGccagcccagggcccctcccGCATCTTCCTCCGGG GGGGCAAGCGCAGCACATACAACTGCGAGTACATCAAAG ACAAGCAGTGCAAGTCTCAGCGCTGCCGTCTGGATAACTCAG CCGTGGGTCAGAGCCCTCTTTCTGCAGTCTGGTCCCTTCTACTGCTGCTCTGGTTCCTTGTTGGGGAAGTCTTTCCAGAGCATCCGGGCCTCCTCTAA